In a genomic window of Thalassotalea piscium:
- a CDS encoding S46 family peptidase, whose amino-acid sequence MLYKKVFKALSLTSLLLIGTASADEGMWQPHQLQEISGKLKKAGLKLDPTQMENLDQFPMNAIISLGGCTASFLSDKGLVVTNHHCAYGSIQYNSTEKANLLKQGFVAKKMSDELQAAPGSRVYVTESLTNVTDKITGSIAKSVTGKAYFKEIEKNEKVLVQQCETSQDYRCEVYSFHGGLEYFLIKQLAIRDVRLVYAPPSSIGKFGGDTDNWMWPRHTGDWAFYRAYVNKNGKPADYAKDNVPFEPKAFLKVNANGVEENDYVMVLGYPGRTNRYRTAQEVENQFNLVYPTAKRYREEYIDIIKSTASEGSEARIKYESTLAGLANYAKNYGSMIESFHKGDMLARKQQELNELQVWINASKQRKQKYGKTLSELSTLITEGQKNQERDLILSYIGRTNLMGVAKRLYRLANEKNKPSTERKQGYQERDMNRFTQSMERVNRRYDANVDKAVLLHFMAQYADFPASERNTTFDQFFGLDEAFDAKKLAKKLDKMHSETQLDEESVRLAWMNKSVDEFKRSKDPYIQFAVSQFENDQKLEQQAEELAGKLAQIRPQFMNAMIAYKKSKGEPVYADANSSLRITYGNVKGYSPQDGLTATPFTTLEGMLAKYVAGDHEFDLFENIRSAITNKEFGTFKRESLGSVPVNYLSTLDITGGNSGSPTLNGNGEFVGLVFDGVYESIIGDWDYDPKFKRAIHTSAPFMLWTMEHIDGAGNIVDEMTIVK is encoded by the coding sequence ATGTTATATAAAAAAGTGTTTAAGGCATTGTCCCTTACATCATTGCTACTTATTGGAACAGCAAGTGCTGATGAAGGTATGTGGCAACCACACCAATTACAAGAAATAAGTGGCAAGCTTAAAAAAGCAGGCTTAAAGCTCGACCCTACTCAAATGGAAAATTTAGATCAGTTTCCAATGAATGCGATTATTAGCTTAGGTGGCTGTACCGCTTCATTTTTATCAGACAAAGGCTTAGTGGTCACTAATCATCATTGTGCTTATGGTTCTATTCAGTACAACTCAACCGAGAAAGCAAACTTATTGAAGCAAGGTTTTGTTGCTAAAAAAATGTCAGATGAGTTGCAAGCAGCTCCCGGATCTCGTGTTTATGTGACTGAATCTTTAACCAATGTAACCGATAAAATAACGGGCTCTATTGCGAAATCTGTTACAGGTAAAGCGTACTTCAAAGAAATTGAGAAGAATGAAAAAGTATTAGTTCAGCAGTGCGAAACATCGCAAGACTATCGCTGTGAGGTTTACAGTTTTCATGGAGGCTTAGAGTATTTCCTGATAAAGCAACTTGCTATTCGCGACGTACGATTAGTTTACGCACCGCCTTCTAGCATTGGTAAGTTTGGCGGCGACACCGATAATTGGATGTGGCCACGCCACACAGGTGATTGGGCATTTTACCGCGCTTATGTTAATAAAAACGGTAAACCTGCGGATTACGCTAAAGACAATGTACCGTTTGAGCCAAAAGCCTTTTTAAAAGTAAACGCTAACGGTGTAGAGGAAAATGACTATGTGATGGTTTTGGGCTATCCAGGAAGAACTAACCGTTACCGTACCGCTCAAGAAGTAGAAAACCAGTTTAATTTAGTTTATCCAACAGCTAAACGCTATAGAGAAGAGTACATTGATATAATTAAATCAACTGCTTCTGAAGGTAGCGAAGCTCGTATCAAGTATGAAAGCACCTTAGCTGGTTTAGCTAATTACGCAAAAAACTATGGCTCTATGATTGAAAGTTTCCATAAAGGCGATATGTTAGCTCGCAAGCAACAAGAGCTTAACGAGCTACAAGTATGGATTAATGCGTCTAAACAGCGTAAGCAGAAATATGGAAAAACATTAAGCGAATTAAGCACCTTAATTACCGAAGGTCAAAAAAATCAGGAAAGAGATCTGATTTTATCTTATATTGGCCGTACTAATTTAATGGGTGTTGCAAAGCGTTTATATCGCTTAGCTAATGAAAAGAACAAGCCAAGTACTGAACGTAAGCAAGGTTATCAAGAACGAGATATGAACCGTTTTACACAAAGTATGGAGCGTGTTAATCGTCGTTACGATGCCAACGTAGACAAAGCAGTATTACTTCATTTTATGGCACAATATGCCGACTTTCCTGCATCTGAGCGTAATACAACCTTTGATCAATTTTTTGGCTTAGATGAAGCCTTTGATGCTAAAAAGCTAGCTAAAAAACTAGATAAAATGCACAGTGAAACACAGCTTGATGAAGAGAGTGTTCGCCTAGCATGGATGAATAAATCGGTTGACGAATTCAAACGCAGCAAAGATCCATACATTCAATTTGCAGTTTCGCAGTTTGAAAACGACCAAAAGCTTGAACAACAAGCAGAAGAGCTTGCGGGTAAATTAGCACAAATTCGTCCACAGTTTATGAATGCGATGATTGCCTACAAAAAAAGTAAAGGTGAGCCGGTTTACGCTGATGCAAACAGCTCTTTGCGTATTACCTACGGTAATGTAAAAGGCTATTCACCACAAGATGGTTTAACTGCCACACCTTTCACAACACTCGAAGGCATGCTAGCTAAGTATGTAGCAGGTGATCACGAGTTTGATCTTTTTGAAAACATCCGCTCTGCAATTACTAATAAAGAATTTGGTACTTTCAAACGTGAAAGTTTAGGCTCTGTGCCTGTAAACTATTTGTCGACTCTTGACATCACAGGCGGTAACTCTGGTTCTCCAACACTTAATGGTAACGGAGAATTTGTTGGCTTAGTGTTTGACGGTGTATACGAATCTATTATTGGCGACTGGGACTACGATCCTAAATTTAAGCGAGCCATTCATACTAGCGCACCTTTTATGCTTTGGACAATGGAGCATATCGATGGTGCTGGTAATATAGTAGATGAAATGACCATAGTTAAGTAA
- a CDS encoding serine hydrolase domain-containing protein — MRNSLFKGSALIRLLCFFWLTIFVSTSYADTLEKFNFEFSTYVAKQLEKYNIPGGAYAIVKNNEIVSLETFGHTDKSKLQKINSNTVFRLASVSKTFASTITTMLTQEQVLNLSDPITKYVPNFSLAKEGAAEKIQLKHILSHSSGLMPNAYDNLLHENWSMDKIIGRFDRITPICQPEKCYGYQNITFGLLQPAIETSQDKSYSTLLTERLFSPLKMNDTSIGFNAFQQNLNTAKPHVLRKVISTNKKDKRGKHLKQYIWRTVEVEPDFYKVAPSAGINSSISDIGKWLIANLGHNPDVLSPALLRELTTPRIKTKRNMRRKYWREHLTDAHYGYGWRIYQFDKQKIIYHSGWVEGFRADIGYSPELDIGFAILINAEANVISQISSEFWSQTDKFSSPK, encoded by the coding sequence GTGAGAAATAGCTTATTTAAGGGGTCAGCGTTGATTCGACTACTTTGTTTTTTTTGGTTAACTATATTTGTATCAACTTCTTATGCAGATACGCTTGAGAAGTTTAATTTTGAGTTCTCGACATATGTCGCAAAACAGTTGGAAAAATATAACATTCCTGGTGGCGCTTATGCCATTGTAAAAAATAATGAAATAGTTTCCTTAGAAACATTTGGCCACACTGATAAAAGCAAATTACAAAAAATTAATAGTAATACAGTATTTCGTTTAGCTTCGGTCTCTAAAACCTTTGCTTCAACTATTACTACTATGCTTACACAAGAGCAGGTACTTAACTTATCGGATCCTATTACTAAATATGTTCCCAACTTTTCTTTAGCGAAAGAAGGTGCAGCAGAAAAAATTCAATTGAAGCATATACTCAGCCACTCTAGTGGTTTAATGCCTAATGCTTATGATAATTTACTCCATGAAAATTGGAGCATGGATAAAATTATTGGTCGCTTTGATCGTATCACTCCCATTTGCCAACCTGAAAAGTGTTACGGCTATCAAAATATTACTTTTGGCTTATTACAGCCTGCCATTGAAACGAGCCAAGATAAAAGTTACTCAACTTTACTGACAGAAAGGCTTTTTTCCCCTTTAAAAATGAATGACACTTCCATTGGTTTTAATGCATTTCAACAAAACTTAAACACAGCTAAACCCCATGTTTTACGAAAAGTAATATCAACAAATAAGAAAGATAAACGAGGTAAACATCTAAAGCAGTATATTTGGCGCACGGTAGAGGTTGAACCTGACTTTTATAAAGTTGCACCTTCTGCTGGTATTAATTCAAGTATTTCAGATATAGGAAAATGGTTAATTGCAAACTTAGGCCATAACCCCGATGTTTTATCGCCAGCGCTATTGAGAGAATTAACCACACCAAGAATAAAAACTAAAAGAAATATGCGAAGAAAATATTGGCGAGAGCATTTAACCGACGCTCATTACGGTTACGGCTGGAGGATTTATCAATTTGATAAACAAAAAATAATCTATCATTCTGGCTGGGTAGAAGGATTTCGGGCAGATATTGGATATTCACCTGAATTAGACATTGGTTTTGCGATACTTATTAACGCCGAAGCTAATGTTATCAGCCAAATATCTAGTGAATTTTGGTCACAAACGGATAAGTTTTCAAGTCCTAAATAA